The following proteins are co-located in the Chlorogloeopsis sp. ULAP01 genome:
- a CDS encoding TonB-dependent siderophore receptor: protein MKRRQRAYWGILGTIFVLGTQPANAQVEKKLDGISPDLAKDTEVLIAQIPQLSDIQLPHTNIKGLLAQEQQQNAAVTVITGIRLNSTANGLEVILETPTSDKLQTTTQNEGNNFIADISNAQLRLTTGDSFRQEKPVSGIAEVIVTNQDANSIRVVVVGESSLPKVELFDDDAGLVFGVTPDATPTQPPPQTPDTQKPSSEAPPTEPSAQEKEPIELVVTGEQDGYSVPSATTATKIEAPLRDIPQSIQVVPRQVIEDRQIVRIGETIENVSGVQELPGYGGSTSLTGYYFRGLSLAYQSLRNGFRDIGVIGGRDIANIERVEFFKGPASVLYGGRFSLGGLTNTVTKKPLEEPYYNIGATIGSYDFYRPTIDISGPLTSDRSLLYRLNLAYQNSGSFRDFNENESFFVAPALTWKISPRTNITVELEQQNYNYVFDYNFPPEREVFQLPISRFLGEPNFNDATFNSTSVSYNFEHKFSDDWKFRQGFSAIMVNGDTSQVELFEPLGDDRRTLPRSPLRTEEKQEDYVLQNEIFGEFNTGSIKHKILVGLELSRWGYDFNYFRGTLDPIDIFNPQYGAQATSFEQELHRKQSSDNLGVYLQDFIEISQNLKLLAGVRFDINDVSVVNKITNTNINQQTTTRFSPRVGIVYQPSSTTSLYFNWANSFNPQFFRVSRTGEQFPPTTGEQFEVGIKQDFLNNRLSTTLALYQITQQNVLTSDPVDPRFSIATGEQKSRGVELDIAGKILPGWKIIANYAYANGFVSRDNTIPEGDRIAGIPAHSASLWTTYELQKGNLQGLGFGLGLVYASEREVQLPNTFTLPSYVRVDAALSYRRENFKVGLNFRNLFDTKYYNTDTFYIYPQAPLTVLGTVSVQF from the coding sequence AGATTTGGCAAAGGATACAGAAGTACTGATCGCACAGATTCCTCAACTCAGTGATATTCAACTTCCTCACACGAACATCAAAGGACTGTTAGCGCAGGAGCAACAACAAAATGCAGCAGTCACAGTTATCACGGGGATACGTCTGAACTCAACTGCTAACGGTTTAGAAGTCATTTTAGAAACTCCCACATCAGACAAACTACAAACCACAACTCAGAATGAGGGGAATAACTTTATTGCAGATATATCTAACGCTCAACTGCGTCTGACAACTGGTGATTCCTTCCGCCAAGAAAAACCAGTTTCGGGAATTGCAGAAGTTATAGTCACCAATCAAGATGCTAATAGTATTCGCGTCGTAGTGGTGGGTGAATCCAGTCTTCCGAAAGTTGAGTTGTTTGATGACGATGCAGGTTTAGTTTTTGGTGTGACACCAGATGCGACTCCTACACAACCACCACCACAAACACCGGATACTCAAAAACCTAGTAGTGAAGCACCACCTACTGAACCATCGGCGCAAGAGAAAGAACCGATTGAATTAGTAGTGACAGGAGAACAGGATGGGTATAGTGTTCCTAGTGCAACAACAGCAACCAAGATAGAAGCTCCACTCAGGGACATTCCGCAATCAATTCAGGTAGTTCCCCGCCAGGTAATTGAAGACAGACAAATAGTTCGGATTGGTGAAACTATCGAAAATGTGAGTGGAGTTCAGGAACTACCAGGATACGGTGGTTCAACTTCCTTGACGGGTTACTACTTTCGCGGTCTTTCGTTGGCTTATCAGAGTCTTCGCAATGGCTTCCGAGATATTGGAGTTATTGGAGGTCGTGATATCGCCAATATTGAGCGAGTGGAGTTTTTCAAAGGGCCAGCATCCGTCCTGTATGGAGGGCGTTTTTCTTTAGGTGGATTAACCAACACCGTCACCAAGAAGCCCCTAGAAGAGCCTTATTACAACATTGGTGCGACTATTGGCAGTTATGATTTTTATCGTCCGACGATTGATATCAGTGGCCCCTTAACCAGCGATCGCTCTTTGTTATATCGTCTGAATTTAGCCTATCAAAATTCCGGTAGTTTCCGCGATTTTAATGAGAATGAAAGTTTCTTCGTTGCACCTGCTCTCACCTGGAAAATTAGTCCTAGAACCAATATTACGGTAGAGCTAGAACAACAAAACTATAACTACGTCTTCGATTATAACTTCCCGCCAGAACGTGAAGTTTTTCAACTACCAATTAGTAGATTTTTGGGCGAACCAAATTTTAATGATGCCACTTTTAATTCAACATCAGTCAGCTATAACTTTGAGCATAAATTTAGTGATGACTGGAAGTTTCGCCAAGGCTTTAGTGCCATTATGGTCAATGGTGATACAAGTCAAGTAGAACTATTCGAGCCTCTAGGCGATGACCGCAGAACATTACCACGCTCACCATTGAGAACAGAAGAAAAACAAGAAGATTACGTCCTCCAAAATGAAATATTTGGAGAATTTAACACAGGTTCTATCAAACACAAAATTCTGGTAGGGCTGGAACTATCACGTTGGGGATATGATTTTAATTACTTCCGAGGAACACTAGATCCAATCGATATTTTTAATCCCCAATATGGCGCACAAGCCACAAGCTTTGAGCAAGAATTACATCGCAAACAAAGTTCAGATAACTTGGGGGTTTATCTACAAGACTTCATCGAGATTTCACAAAATTTGAAACTATTAGCTGGTGTCAGATTTGATATTAATGATGTCTCTGTAGTCAACAAAATTACTAATACAAATATTAACCAGCAAACAACTACCCGCTTTTCGCCACGAGTCGGGATAGTTTATCAACCAAGTTCCACAACATCACTGTATTTTAATTGGGCTAATTCCTTTAACCCACAATTTTTTAGAGTGAGTCGTACAGGTGAGCAGTTTCCACCGACAACAGGGGAACAGTTTGAAGTAGGGATTAAACAAGATTTCTTGAACAATCGCCTCTCCACCACCTTAGCACTGTATCAAATTACGCAACAGAATGTGTTAACAAGTGATCCAGTAGACCCTAGATTTAGTATCGCTACAGGTGAACAAAAAAGTCGTGGTGTGGAATTAGATATTGCGGGAAAAATACTACCAGGCTGGAAAATTATTGCTAACTATGCTTATGCAAATGGTTTTGTAAGTAGAGATAATACAATTCCTGAAGGCGATCGCATTGCTGGTATCCCAGCCCACAGTGCAAGTTTGTGGACTACCTATGAATTACAAAAAGGGAATTTACAAGGATTAGGGTTTGGTTTAGGACTTGTATATGCGTCTGAACGAGAAGTACAACTACCAAATACCTTCACTCTTCCTTCCTATGTGCGAGTCGATGCAGCTTTATCCTACCGTCGGGAGAATTTCAAAGTTGGACTAAATTTCCGCAATCTGTTTGATACTAAGTATTACAACACCGATACCTTCTACATTTATCCTCAAGCACCTTTGACGGTACTGGGAACAGTGTCAGTGCAATTTTAA